cttggacgcttCTGCCTCCAGAttcgtggaggccgccctcttcttctttccTCCTTCAGGGGGAGAGCTTCTTTCCTCCTCGTCCTCATCGCCGTCTTCGGCAGCGGAGGAGGGAGTCTCATCGTCTTCAGACGTCCTGTCCGAAGCTCCTTTGGGGCGGAGGCCACCccgggtccccttggccttcttctccgatggCTGGtaaggcgccagaaccagcatcttcgttagaagagggatggctggttcctcgggcagcggagccggacactcaaTCCGCTCCGCTTTCTCTATCCATACCTGAAAAAATTGCTAGTGGAGTTTAAGTATCTCCCTTGAATAAGCAACTAGAGGATACACCTTGAAACACGAAAGACTTACCGCACTGGCGGGATGGGCCGGATCATGCCCGCGGTCCTCGTCCGTCTCCGGCGGTGTCTCATTGCCCTTGAGAGcaacttccagatatcttcgtgtgtggtttcgaagagcctctccAAGGTCCGGTGCTTCTCCGGATCGAATTCCCACAAAGGGTAAGTCCGgctctggcatggaaggatccgccggattaacatcacctggatcacgctgacgagcttgatgttcttgtccaccatgctttggATGCGTGTTTGTAGCGCGATTAGCTCGTCTGACGAGgaccaatttgggcccttctctatccaggaggtgagccgcattggagctccggacttgaattcgggggctgcggcccaggtggtatctcagggctctgtgatatagaaccacagtttctgccactctttgacggtctccacaaaagtacccttgggccatgtgacattggggagtttgctcaccatggcgcctccgctctCCGCGTGTTGGTAtccaccatcttcggcttcacgttgaagatcttgagccacagtccgaagtggggtggaatacggaggaaagcctcacacacgacaatgaacgcccaGATGTTGAGGAAATagtttggagctagatcatggaaatctagcccataataaaacatgagtctgcggacgaaagggtggagaggaaaccctaacccgtGGACAAAATAGGggataaacaccaccctctcattgggcttcggggtggggacgatttgccccttggccggaagcctacgggcgatttccttggccagataccaggcctcccgaagcttggtgatgtccttctccttgacggaggaggccatccatttgccttgcactccagatccggacatggtcgagtGCTTTCTTGAGGCGGAAAAGACGAGGactcgggcgctggagcttgagaatgggagggaaaagagaaggagagggcgtgggtgaaagaggggaatccttatctctttataaaggcagtgaatattaagcccctccccactcgccttgaacTTGCTTGTTCCCAAGGGCCGTGCGaacggcgcggttggattacccgcgcccgtattgatgagaatcccgcaatagagGGACAcggtctctactttgacaagacgtgccaataaagccaCATCTCggaatatggagcggcaggccgaaaaatggttcgaaataacgACCGGGAGGTGATGTAGTGTTACATTGCaagaagttgtcagcggattggactcgtgaaatattatattatCTGAAGTGGTGTGCGGAACTTGTTTTGTAGATCCAGACACGATCTTGGTGTTCGAAGACTGTgtcggagtattcggaggaggaacccgccttgcaatgccgaagacaatctgcgcgccggacacctcatcattgaagtctggttcaggggctactgagggagtcctggactaaggggtcatcaggcgtccggtctattgggcatgggtcggactattggaccatgaagatataagatagaagactttctcccgtgtccggataggactcttctttgcgtggatggcaagccaggCGGCCGGGTAGTATACTACTTCCCTTCTAtgtaactgactttgtataaccctagtcccctccggcgtctaaataaactggagggtttagtctgtaaagacaatcataatcagataggctagacttgtagggttagccattacgatctcgtggtagatcaactcttgtaaaccccatactcatcaatattaatctagcaggacgtagggttttacctccatcgagagggcccgaacctgggtaaacattgtgttccctgtctcctgttaccatcaacctcagacgcacagttcgggaccccctacccgagatccgccggttttgacaccgacaccggaccCTTTCTAGAGACCGGTTACTCGACGATCCAAGAAGAAGACCGAAGAGACTCGTTCAAAGAGGAACAAGGACCGTACCTCCAAGAGGAGCAGAAGCAAGTAATTCTGCTCTTGAATACTTGGCTCTTGTAGTTGTCTAGTGGTTGTGAAACTACGTggaactatgtgtttgctatttgtgaaactatgtgtttgctatttgtgaaACTATATGGAACTCCGTTTGCTAATGAGTTGAACTTCGTTTGACATGTCTATTTAGTTTAACTTTTATTAATGTGTATGTGATGCCCAACTTTAATTGTTCGAGATCCGTTTTTCTGACTCTATATCAGTGTTGTGATATTGCTTTTGAAAAGAAGCAAGCAATTAAACCTGTAAATCCTAAAACACAGGACCCTACTGCTAAGGACCCTGGCGGTATGGTCACACAGCCTACCGCCAACCCCCCTGGCGGTAGGTGGCCACTGCAATTTTTCGTTACAGAAGCTTTCCAAGGCAAAAAACCCAAGCCACCCCCTGCCGTCAAAGGTTCTGGCGGTAGGGTCAGACAGGCTGCCGTCAGGGTCCCTGTCGGTAGGGTAGTTATCAACGTCAGCACGGACAAACGGCCGCCGTCccccctccgtcgcaccctaccACCAGGGACCCTGGCGGTAGCCTGTCTAACCCTACCGTCATGACCCTTGACGGTAGCGAAAGGGTCAAATCCCGAAATTCTTTCCAATTTGGGTCAGATCCTGAATTAGTATAcgaaaagggtcaaaacatgaaatttTGCCTCGGCACACAACCAGCTAACAATAGAACAGACGAGCTCATGATCAGAGCAGGGCGAGTTAGTTGGGCCAGTCCCCTGTACCGTGACTTTACCTTCACACAAGTATCATACGGACCTACGGCTGAGGTTGGTCAGGCCAGGTCCCCCAACAGCACTGGCTTTGCACTGCACAGCAGCTTCCATGCATGCATTGCATCCCCAGCCACGACGTACAGTTCGTGGAGTACTTAATAACGGGAGGAGGAAGCGTAAAGCCTAGGCCTTTGCCGATATTTTACTCAGGGAAAGGTACACACACTCGATCGATGATGCCCTCACAGATCCTGAATTCCATAATGGGCTAGTGCATAATCACCAACCCTTAACGGTAGCCCATGGCCCCATTATCGCATGCACGATGATCTCACTCTCAGGCATATGTTCAGCTCCCCTGATCACTCACTAGCTCCCACCCAACCCACTGATCAACCCCATCATTCCAAATCGAGTATTATACTACTATACTAGCACTAGCTAGTTAAATTATATTTTACCAAATGAGATTGTTGGCTTAAGAAATGATGTTGTGGGCATGGAGATTTTGGAGGGAGCAGGCAGCAAGATTCCAATGGAAGAAACCAAAAGGAGGGCAGCAAGTTGGGGCAGGAGGAGGAGGGCTAACAAGAAGACAGATCAGAGACGGGTGAGTGAGGACAGGTGCGGCACCAACCAGCAGCAACCCATCTACCCTAGCCAGTGGCCACGCCGATGCGGCGCACACGGGCTACTCCTACCTGCATGGGTACAAAACTGACAATTTGTCACTTACCCGCACCAACGCCTCCATTAATAGTTGAAGCTCTCCGTCTAGTTCCCTCCCTACCAGCTCCTCCTCCTACTCGcaccagcatcatcatcatcagttGGTTAGCTGCGAGCTCCTCAAGATGCATGCTACCAGATAGGTGGCGGTACAGGGCTGGGgagtgcgcgcgcgcgtgtgttggTTCGTCGCCATGGTTGCAGAGATGGGAGAAGCAGCGCCGGCAGCAATGGTGGAAACAGAAGTGGTGCCAGGGGCAGAGGGCAGCCATGGCGAGGCGCTGATGGTGCTGGAGACTCTGGCGTCGTCTTCGCTGGCCTGCTCCGTCCCGCAGTTCCCGACCAAGTGGAATTCCGTCAAGGACAAGCTCCGCCAGCTCTGCTCCGGCCTCAGTTTGCTGCGCGGCAATGGCGGccacggcgaggaggaggaggacgagaaaGGGGAGGAATATCATGTGCTGGTTCAGTTTCTGCAGTCTGCTTCGGCCACCGTGAGGGGCATCCTGGACGTGGCCTCGCAGTGCAGCGACGGCACGTACGGCGACGGGCGGCTGCGCCTGCGGAGCGACATGGACGGCCTGAGCGCCAAGCTGGAGGCGCACGTGCGGCAGCTCAAGGAGATGGCCTCCACCGGCGCGGCCACGTCGCCGTCGCAGGCCATCGTCGCGGTGCGGCCGGGCGCCGACGCGGGCGTCGCCGAGAAGCGGTTCTTCCTCAAGGACCTCTTCTCCCGGATCAGGATCGGCGGGCCCGTGCAGCGGGCGCAGGCGCTGGCCACCATCGCCGAGCTCATGTCGGAGGACGAGGCGTGCGTGCGGGTGGTGGCGCTCGACGTGGACGACGGCGTCGCCGTGCTCGCCGGCTTCCTCGAGTCGCGGGACCCGCGCGTCCAGGAGGAGGCCGCGGGCGCGGTGGCCGTCGTGGCGGGGTCCGACTCGTACAGGGGCATGCTGGTGAAGGCCGGCGTGATCGCGCCGCTGGTGCAGGTGCTGGAGAACGCGGGCGGCGTGGGCGCAGCCACGGCGCTCGCCAGGGAGCGCGCGGCACAGGCGCTGCGGGAGCTGACGGAGAACTCGGACAACGTGTGGGCCGTGTGCGCGCACGGCGGCGTCACGACGCTCCTCCACGCCTGCGCCGACGCCGGCAGCGGCGGCCGGCTGCTCAGCTCCTCCTTCGCCGTGCTCCGGAACCTGAGCAGGGTGGAAGAAGTAAAGATGTTCATGGTGGAGCAGGGCGTGGTGACCGAGCTGGTAAAGCTCTCGCAGAAGATGGAGGAGGTCCGCAAGCTCGGCGCCGTGGAGCTGCTGCACGCCATGGCGCTCGACGACGCCGACGTGAGGGAAGAAGCCATCAGCATGGGGGTGATCCAGTCGCTCCTCCAGCTGATATACCCGGACCTCCCCTACTCCTACAAGGCGCGCGAGGTGGCCCTCGCGGCCATCTGGTTCTTCTGCTTCTCCTCGGCGAGCTCCATCGACGACCTCACCAGCTCCGACGTGCTCGGCTGGCTGCTCCACTACCTCAACAACGGCGACTACGCGGTGCTGGACTGCACGCTCAAGATCCTCCGCCACCTCGCGGAGGCCTCGGAGGAGTACAGCCGGATGATGGCCCGGGCCGGGTACTTCCCCGCGCTCGCCGGCCTGCTCGCCGCGAAGTCCTTCCGGGTGCGGGAGATGGCGGCGCAGGTGCTGTCCAGCCTGCTGGCGCTGCACGGGAACCGGGTCATCTTCATCCAGGACGGCGACAACCTGGACCGGCTGCTGCAGCTGCTCGACCCGTCCGAGGGCAAGCTGATGGCCAAGGGGCTGATCCTCTCCGCCGTCACGCCGCTGGCCGAGACCGGCGCCGGGAGGAAGAAGATCGTGTCGTCGGAGCACTTCGGGAGCCTCAAGGAGCTGGCCGACTCCGGCGACCCCGACGCCAAGAAGGTCGTCAAGAAGATCGCCAACAGCAGCAGGCTGCAGTCGATGTTCAGCAAGATATGGAGCGCCTAAGTTATTCAGTTTTGCTGACACTCGTTTCTTACTCAGATGTCTTTACTAAACACCCCTTTGATTTAGCGTTAGTACATTTGATTTGCTGTCCATAGTTTCTGCATATCTACATCCAACCATCAGTGTGCTTCCCTTGTGCTGTACATTGCAACTTCAGTGAAATTCAAGTTTTGTCATCAGTCTGGTGTGATGATCAGCCCTTGGAAGTTGTAAATTCCAGTTGAAATTCAGGTTTTGTCATGGGGGTTTCAGACATCTTGTAACGCTGAACCGTCAACCCTGACAAGTCCAGCAAATTACAGCACCTGCGCTGTTGTCAGATAAATACCAAGACAAGAAGATGTTGTCCTACTATGGACCTAGAGATTCCTTCTTTATCTTTCCATCTCAAGTTTATCATCCCGTGATGCATCGAGATGAGATGAGCACGTGAATCACTCCAGCGATGGCTTGTCCAGGCTTCTAGCTGTTTGTATTTGTGCTCTGTGGGTCAAATTTAACCCTGGAGCCAAAGCGATCACTGGATCTTGGTTCACGTGTCTCCGGCAATGCTGAATTATAGTGAATTTTCAGTGGATTTGGACTCATGCTTACTTACTTGGTCCATCTTTTGGTTGTTGTTAATCAACAACACTTGTCCGACTCACTTGCAGCTGCAGTGAACCTCCACTTTCACTCTTCTTATTATATTCTCAGCTAATGTATATTGCCTATGCATGAACTGCAGCACTGGACGTACTATAGTACTCAAAGTCTGAAAATACAGTTTCTAACAGAGGATATGTCTGCTGAAACAATGACTAGGAAACACTGTTTGCACGTGAAAGGAGAATTATTTCAACAAGCTTTGCAAACAACCTAAGAGCAGAATATCCTCCTGCAAACAGCAGGTTTCATCCAAGGACGCAGAGAGAAATAACAGAGTACTTCTCACCCAAGTTATGTATACTTATATGCCATGTTTAATAATGCTAATAAGGGGATTCTTGTCTCAAATGACAGGCATCCGATGAATGGCCTGCATGCTGTTTTCATATGTTTTTGGGCAGATGCCAATTAGTAAATTCAGTATGATCGCATTAGTAATTTATACAGCTCTCCTGCTGCCACAGAAATATACTATCAATTTTTTACATAGCCTAGTTGGATTTAATGAGAACATTTGTCCGACTGAATTGATGAATTTGGAGCCATGCTTACTTGGCCCATCATTTTGCTTGTTTATAGTGACTTGTCCGACTCAGGAACCTCCATTTTCACACTCCTTGTTATCTTCTCAGCTATGCTTACTCCCCGCGTACTGTAGTATACTGAAACTACAGTTTATACCAGAACACATGTCTGCTGAAATGAATTTGTAGAGACAATGACTAAATAACAAATGCTACTCATCAGCTATCTGCATACCGAAGGAGAAAAATACTTCAATTTCAGCAAGCTTTGGAAATGGCAGCATATGAAGGTAACAGCAGACTATGTCACACACTGCAAAAAGCCTCACCCAAATGCTCAAATCAAACAAGCACTATGATCAATCAAAAACAGGTCAAAATCAAACTAATGCCCCGTTGCTCGAAGCTTCGGCTGGGTGAGATCCCTCACTTTTCATTTTTATTTGTTGGGTTTCTCTTTGATGACAGGGCACCTAATGGCCTGCACGATGTTTTCAAATGTTTTTGGGCAGATAACAATTATAGGaaactacatgcaccgggctgcccttttttttaACAATTATAGGAAACTAAGTTTAAGAAAGAAAACTCAGTGTGCCCATTAGTAACATCTAGAGCTCTCTATATGAGTTTCCTTCCTACTGCCACATatcaatttttgcatatataaaggtTAACATCAATTCTGCTTCAGGAATCGGGATGTGTGCGCATTAGTTTTCAGAATGTTGTCAGCCAGCCATGCATTAGCTGCATGTATGTTGTTCCCAATATGACTCATTCTGTTTTAACTATAGATAGATAGACGATGGTGCCACTAAAATCTTTCTTTATCTTTCCCTGTCAATTTTAGCATCCCGTGATACTTCAAGATGAGCACGTGAATTAACAGCATCGACTTATCCAGGCTTCTAGCTGTCTGTGCTTTATGGGTTAAATTTATCCCTAGAGCCAAACTTATATATAGATGCATCAAAACAAGTGAATTTGGGTTGGCAATGGGCTGGCAATGCTGAATCTGAAGTGATTTTGGATTCAGGCTTAGTCAGTCCATCTCTTTGGTTGTAGTTAATGAACACTCTGCTACCCAAGAGCCTCCATATCTACTGCTATATGCCTATACATGAATAGCTACTCATCAGCTATGAAAGGAAAACATTTCAGCAAGCTTTGGAGCAGAATATCCTCTTGCATTTCCAAACAAAAGGTTTCAGAACCACACCATGACACTACTTACACGAAACAGAGCACACTGACAGACAAGTAAAACTAAGAGCACCCATATGAAGGTATCTATAGATGCAACAAAACAAATTCAATACTGAATTCACAGTGAATTTGGACTCAAGCTTAGTCAGTCCAGCAAAAATCATGCTACCCAATCACCTCCATTTGTACTGTTGTTATTCTTTATCTTATCAGTTATGCCTATGCAACCTGAAAACCAGAACACATGTCTGAAGCAATGGCTAAATAAGAAATGCCACTTATCAGACATTTCAATTTCAGCAAGCTTTCGAGCAGAATATTATCCTCATCCTCTTGCATTTCCAACCAAAAGGGTTTCAGTACCACACCATGACACTACTTACACAAAACAGAGCACACTGACTGACAGGTAAAACTAAACAAGAGCACCCATATAAAGGTCTTCCTCGGACTCTAGCCTGCCTTAACGACAGGTTTCATCCAAGAACGCAGAAAGAAAGAACAGAGTACTTCTCGCTCAGGCTatacatatactccctccatcccaaaataagtgtcgtggctTTAGTTCAAATTGGGCTCAATTTGAACTAAagccacgacacttattttgggacggagggagtatgtcatgTCTAATGCTAATAAGGGGATTCTTATCTCAAATGACAGGGCAGCACCCAATGAATGGCCTGCATGCTGTTTTCAAATGTTTTCTGGGCAGATCCAAATTCACTAATTCAGTATGATCCCATTAGTAGTCTCTACAGCTCTCCTGTTGCCACAGAAATATATCAATTTTTTTACATATCCTAGTTGGATTTAATGAGAACACTTGTCCGACTGAATTGATGAATTTGGATCCATGCTTACTTAGCCCATCATTAGCTTGTTTTTAGTGATGACTTGTCGGACTCAGGAACCTCCATTTTCACACTCCTTGTTATCTTCTCAGCTATGCTTACTACCCGCGTCCTGTAGTATACTGAAACTACAGTTTATACCAGAACACACGTCTGCTGAAATAAATTTGTAGAAACAATGACTAAATAAGAAATGCTACTCATCAGCTATTTGCATACAAAAAGGAAAACATTTCAATTTCGGCAAAGCTTTGGACCAGAATATCTCCTCTTACAGTCCCAGACAAAAGGTTTCAGTGCCACACCTGACAATACTTACACAAAACAGAGCACACTGACAGCCAGGTAAACCTAAGAGCACCCATACATATAAAGGTCCTAACAAAGGAAATGGCAGCATTATTATGAATCTAACAGCAGACTATGTAACACACTGCAAAAAGCCTCACCCCAAATGCTCAAATTAAGCACGCACTCCGACCAATCATGAATGGATCAAAATCATACTAACTAATGATGCCTCATCGTTCAAAGCTTCTGCTGGGTGAGATCCCACTATTTTCACTTTTATTTGTCAGGTTTCTCTTTGTGCCTTCGTTGGATGACAAGGCACCTAATTAATGTCCTGCATGATGTTTTCAAATGTTCTTGGGCAGATGCCAATTGTAGGAATCCAAGTTTCAGAAAGATAAAAATTCAGTATGATCCCATTAGTAATCTCCATGGATCTCTATGAGTTACTGGCAAAGAAATATGAGTTAACATCAATTCTGCTTCAGGAATCAGGACCGTGTGCGCATTAGTTTTCAGAATGTTGTCAGCCCGCCATGCATGCTACTCGTGCATTAGCTACATGAATGCTGTTCCCAATATGACTCATTCTGTTTTAACTATAGATAGATAGATGATGGTGCCACTAAAATCTTTCTTCATCTTTCCCAATCAATTTCAGCATCCCGTGATGCTTCAAGATGAGCACGTGGATCTCCAACAATGACTTGTCCATTTGTTCCCAGCTGTCTGTGCTTTGTGGGTTAAATTTATCCCTACAGCCAAAGTTATCTATCTATAGATGCATGAGACAAGTGTTCAATGGGCTGGCAATACTGAATATGCAGTGAATATTGATTCAAGCTTAGTCAGCCCATCTCTTGGCTGTTGTTATAATCAACACTTTGCTACCCGGTCACCTCCATTTTTACTGTTATTATTTATCTCATCGGTTATATGCCTATGCATGAACCCATTACACATGTATGCAGAAATGAAATTGCTCACACAAAGGCTAAAGGAAAGAAGAAACGCTACTCATGAGCTATGGAAGGAAAACATTTCGGCAAGCTTTCGAGCAGAATATTATCCTCTTGCATTTCCAAAGACAAGGTTCCGGAACCACAGGATGACACTACTTACAGAAAACAGAGCATACTGACTGACAAGTAAAACTAAAGACAAGAGCACCCATATAAAGGTATCTATAGATGCAAGAAACAAGTTCAATGGGCTGGCAATACTGAATTCACAGTGAATTTGGACACAAGCTTAGTCAGTCCAGCATAAATCATGCTACCCAATCACCCCCGTTTGTACTGTTGTTATTCTTTATCTTATCAGCTATGCCTATGCAGGAACTGAAAATCAGAAGACATGTCTGCAGAAGAGAAATTGCTGAAACAATGGCTGAATAAGAAGTGCTACTCATCACCAATTTGCATACAATAAGAAAACATTTCAACTTCATCAAGCTTTCGAGCAGAATATTATCCTCTCACATTTCCAACCA
This portion of the Triticum dicoccoides isolate Atlit2015 ecotype Zavitan chromosome 7A, WEW_v2.0, whole genome shotgun sequence genome encodes:
- the LOC119332054 gene encoding uncharacterized protein LOC119332054, which codes for MVAEMGEAAPAAMVETEVVPGAEGSHGEALMVLETLASSSLACSVPQFPTKWNSVKDKLRQLCSGLSLLRGNGGHGEEEEDEKGEEYHVLVQFLQSASATVRGILDVASQCSDGTYGDGRLRLRSDMDGLSAKLEAHVRQLKEMASTGAATSPSQAIVAVRPGADAGVAEKRFFLKDLFSRIRIGGPVQRAQALATIAELMSEDEACVRVVALDVDDGVAVLAGFLESRDPRVQEEAAGAVAVVAGSDSYRGMLVKAGVIAPLVQVLENAGGVGAATALARERAAQALRELTENSDNVWAVCAHGGVTTLLHACADAGSGGRLLSSSFAVLRNLSRVEEVKMFMVEQGVVTELVKLSQKMEEVRKLGAVELLHAMALDDADVREEAISMGVIQSLLQLIYPDLPYSYKAREVALAAIWFFCFSSASSIDDLTSSDVLGWLLHYLNNGDYAVLDCTLKILRHLAEASEEYSRMMARAGYFPALAGLLAAKSFRVREMAAQVLSSLLALHGNRVIFIQDGDNLDRLLQLLDPSEGKLMAKGLILSAVTPLAETGAGRKKIVSSEHFGSLKELADSGDPDAKKVVKKIANSSRLQSMFSKIWSA